In Mycobacteriales bacterium, the following proteins share a genomic window:
- a CDS encoding methyl-accepting chemotaxis protein, giving the protein MVDETTTAAKEISVATQQQRSASDQVVSAMTQVSDVSRQYAVGSKQAAAAAAQLNNLAAELRASIAQFKVA; this is encoded by the coding sequence GATGGTGGATGAGACGACGACTGCGGCCAAGGAGATCTCGGTGGCCACGCAGCAGCAGCGTTCGGCGTCTGATCAGGTGGTCTCGGCGATGACCCAGGTCTCGGACGTGTCTCGCCAGTACGCGGTCGGGTCCAAGCAGGCTGCGGCGGCCGCCGCGCAGCTCAACAACCTCGCAGCCGAGCTCCGCGCCTCGATCGCCCAGTTCAAGGTCGCCTAG
- a CDS encoding acyl-CoA dehydrogenase family protein, with protein MDSAELRLFTDAFRQSLTRQEDGVDEALAAMDWRAALADDPAAATRAVFGVLGELNAGSSALDDVLTFALGLDPSTERAVVLPPIGRHTPPATYDRAQLTIRGLASARVDTATEVLVVVDGGKQHFLCRLPAGAVEPTPVHGIDPGGGWRAVHGQVTVSEIKAVSWDEVVAAGQLALAQQLTGAARAMLGLAREHAVSRSQFDRPIASFQAVRHKLAESLVAVEGAEAVLDAGWSDRTPFAATMAKIAAGTAARTVAKHAQQVLAGMGFTSEHPFHRYLKRTMLLDALLGSSAALRREVGAAVVDRRALPPLLPL; from the coding sequence ATGGACAGTGCGGAGCTTCGGCTGTTCACCGACGCGTTCCGGCAGTCCCTGACGCGTCAGGAGGACGGCGTCGACGAAGCGCTCGCCGCGATGGACTGGCGGGCCGCCCTGGCTGACGATCCCGCCGCCGCGACCCGCGCGGTGTTCGGCGTACTCGGCGAGCTGAACGCTGGCTCCAGCGCACTCGACGACGTGCTCACCTTCGCGCTGGGTCTCGACCCGTCCACCGAACGCGCGGTCGTGCTCCCGCCGATCGGCAGGCACACACCGCCCGCGACGTACGACCGCGCCCAGCTGACCATCCGCGGACTGGCGAGCGCGCGGGTCGACACGGCGACCGAAGTCCTGGTCGTCGTCGACGGCGGCAAGCAGCATTTCCTGTGCCGGCTGCCGGCCGGTGCGGTCGAGCCGACGCCGGTGCACGGCATCGACCCGGGCGGCGGCTGGCGTGCGGTGCACGGCCAGGTGACGGTGAGCGAGATCAAGGCGGTGTCCTGGGACGAGGTCGTCGCCGCGGGTCAGCTCGCCCTCGCCCAGCAGCTCACCGGCGCTGCCCGGGCCATGCTCGGTCTCGCCCGAGAGCACGCGGTCAGCCGAAGCCAGTTCGACCGGCCGATCGCCTCGTTCCAGGCCGTCCGCCACAAGCTCGCCGAGTCCCTCGTCGCGGTCGAGGGCGCCGAAGCGGTGCTGGATGCCGGCTGGTCCGATCGGACCCCGTTCGCCGCGACGATGGCGAAGATCGCCGCCGGAACCGCTGCCAGGACCGTGGCCAAGCACGCCCAGCAGGTCCTCGCCGGGATGGGCTTCACCAGCGAGCACCCGTTCCACCGCTACCTGAAGCGAACGATGCTGCTCGATGCGCTGCTCGGCTCGAGCGCCGCGCTGCGCCGGGAGGTCGGCGCCGCCGTCGTGGACCGCCGCGCTCTGCCGCCGCTCTTGCCCCTCTAG
- a CDS encoding acyl-CoA dehydrogenase family protein — MELTEFRNGLEAWLEANLDELRPAHGATASLADHVAQVNKVKRLTYDAGWARWGWPAEVGGLGGDNLCRACLAETLVMRDLVQPGPYCMTEVLAPTMIGFASRDLAAQMVPLLLRGDETWCQGFSEPSTGSNLAALTCAATRTGTGWRVNGQKVWTSYAQFAQRCVLLTRTGDAASRHQGITALFVDMDSPGITVRPLRTMHGVDEFCEVFFDDVEVPAERTLGNEGDGWAVAMDLLPYERSTSLWLRGAYLSQRLQRLVETADPELLEPRDLGAVVEALYAFRARSRATQHRLARGEKLGAETSIDKILLGTAEQLVYDLVAATVPEQVLLADDVRSNDWRAEFLYSRAATIYGGTSEVQRNIVARRLLDLGADA, encoded by the coding sequence ATGGAGCTGACCGAGTTCCGCAACGGACTCGAGGCGTGGCTGGAGGCCAACCTCGACGAGCTGCGTCCGGCCCACGGCGCGACCGCCTCGCTCGCCGATCACGTCGCGCAGGTCAACAAGGTCAAGCGGCTGACCTACGACGCAGGCTGGGCACGGTGGGGCTGGCCTGCGGAGGTCGGCGGGCTCGGCGGTGACAACCTGTGCCGCGCCTGTCTCGCCGAGACCCTGGTCATGCGCGACCTGGTGCAGCCCGGGCCTTACTGCATGACCGAGGTGCTCGCCCCGACGATGATCGGCTTCGCCTCCCGTGATCTGGCGGCGCAGATGGTTCCGCTGTTGCTGCGCGGCGACGAGACCTGGTGCCAAGGGTTCTCCGAGCCGTCGACCGGCAGCAACCTCGCCGCGCTGACGTGCGCGGCCACCCGGACCGGCACCGGCTGGCGGGTCAACGGGCAGAAGGTGTGGACCAGCTACGCGCAGTTCGCGCAGCGGTGCGTGCTGCTGACCCGGACCGGTGACGCGGCGTCGCGGCACCAGGGCATCACCGCGCTGTTCGTCGACATGGACTCCCCCGGCATCACCGTGCGACCGCTGCGCACGATGCACGGCGTGGACGAGTTCTGCGAAGTCTTCTTCGACGACGTCGAGGTTCCCGCCGAGCGCACCCTCGGCAACGAGGGTGACGGCTGGGCCGTCGCCATGGACCTGCTGCCGTACGAGCGCAGCACGTCGCTGTGGTTGCGTGGCGCGTACCTCTCGCAACGGCTGCAACGCCTCGTCGAGACCGCCGACCCCGAGCTGCTCGAACCACGCGACCTCGGTGCCGTCGTCGAAGCGCTCTATGCCTTCCGGGCGCGCTCGCGCGCCACGCAGCACCGGCTTGCCCGCGGCGAGAAGCTCGGCGCCGAGACCTCGATCGACAAGATCCTGCTCGGCACCGCCGAGCAGCTGGTCTACGACCTGGTCGCCGCAACCGTGCCCGAGCAGGTCCTGCTCGCAGACGACGTACGCAGCAACGACTGGCGGGCCGAGTTCCTCTACTCCCGGGCGGCGACGATCTACGGCGGCACCTCGGAGGTGCAGCGCAACATCGTGGCGCGGCGCCTCCTCGACCTGGGAGCCGACGCCTGA
- a CDS encoding nuclear transport factor 2 family protein encodes MPTLPVEDVIELEQLLAKYAVGMTRDDVASVVEVFTPDGTYSAFGEVYALADFPALVAAAPKGLFMVGPPQLALDGDEGTGMQPLCFVDQSNHDMRIGWYTDTYRRTADGWRLATRSMTFLRRSGARDAGKAHDPRRPAPGAGA; translated from the coding sequence ATGCCTACCCTGCCGGTCGAGGACGTCATCGAGCTCGAGCAGCTGCTCGCGAAGTACGCCGTCGGCATGACCCGCGACGACGTCGCGTCGGTGGTCGAAGTGTTCACACCGGATGGCACCTACAGCGCGTTCGGTGAGGTCTACGCCCTCGCCGACTTCCCGGCGCTGGTCGCGGCGGCACCGAAGGGGCTGTTCATGGTCGGGCCACCTCAGCTCGCCCTCGACGGGGACGAAGGCACCGGCATGCAGCCTCTGTGCTTCGTCGACCAGTCCAACCACGACATGCGCATCGGCTGGTACACCGACACCTACCGGCGTACCGCCGACGGTTGGCGGCTGGCGACCCGCTCGATGACGTTCCTGCGGCGCAGTGGCGCCCGCGACGCGGGCAAGGCCCACGACCCTCGCCGGCCGGCGCCGGGTGCCGGCGCCTAG
- a CDS encoding ferredoxin--NADP reductase, giving the protein MGVSHDRGYHPLPVKRVSVEIPDARSYTLDVPPALATAFRYEAGQFVTFRVPIGDRTFYRSYSMSSAPAVDDELTVVVKRVPDGAVSNWINDSLHEGDSIDSSVPAGVFRLGPQDRNLVAFAAGSGITPIYSILKTALATTSRNAQLLYANRDVDSVIFDNGLDELAATYPGRLLTTHHLDSDRGFVTAADIEPFIDAALTADVFICGPAPFMDLVESTLLTRGVPQQRIHIERFTVTPADDAEQAAAYAAPTADTGDRAQVTIEVDGRTATTTHHPGATILQTARQMGMTPPFSCEAGNCATCMAKLVEGEVKMHVNDALFDDEVADGWILTCQSVPTTPTVHVIYGYED; this is encoded by the coding sequence ATGGGCGTCTCACATGACCGCGGCTACCACCCGCTGCCGGTCAAGCGGGTGAGCGTCGAAATCCCGGACGCACGGTCGTACACCCTCGACGTCCCGCCTGCCCTGGCGACCGCGTTCCGCTACGAAGCCGGGCAGTTCGTCACCTTCCGGGTGCCGATCGGCGATCGGACCTTCTACCGCTCCTACTCGATGTCCTCGGCACCGGCGGTCGACGACGAGCTGACCGTGGTCGTCAAGCGGGTGCCCGACGGAGCGGTGTCCAACTGGATCAACGACTCGCTGCACGAGGGCGACTCGATCGACTCCAGCGTCCCGGCCGGCGTGTTCCGACTCGGTCCGCAGGACCGCAACCTCGTCGCGTTCGCGGCGGGCAGCGGCATCACCCCGATCTACTCGATCCTCAAGACCGCGCTCGCCACCACGAGCCGCAACGCGCAGTTGCTGTATGCCAACCGTGACGTGGACTCGGTGATCTTCGACAACGGGCTCGACGAGCTCGCCGCGACTTATCCCGGACGACTGCTCACCACCCATCACCTCGACAGCGACCGTGGCTTCGTCACCGCGGCCGACATCGAGCCGTTCATCGACGCCGCGCTCACCGCCGACGTGTTCATCTGCGGGCCGGCGCCGTTCATGGACCTGGTCGAGTCGACGCTGCTCACCCGCGGGGTGCCGCAGCAACGGATCCACATCGAACGGTTCACCGTGACGCCGGCCGACGACGCCGAGCAGGCCGCCGCGTACGCCGCACCGACCGCGGACACCGGCGACCGAGCGCAGGTGACGATCGAGGTCGACGGCAGGACCGCCACCACTACCCATCACCCGGGCGCCACGATCCTGCAGACCGCCCGGCAGATGGGCATGACGCCGCCGTTCTCCTGCGAAGCCGGCAACTGCGCGACCTGCATGGCCAAGCTGGTCGAAGGCGAGGTCAAGATGCACGTCAACGACGCGCTGTTCGACGACGAGGTGGCTGACGGCTGGATCCTGACCTGCCAGTCGGTGCCGACCACGCCTACCGTGCACGTCATCTACGGATACGAGGACTAG
- a CDS encoding cytochrome P450: MTDLSDVDFFADQSLNEDPYPYYDALRAKCPVTPIPHHGVVAVTGYDEANEVYRDNETFSSCNSVIGPFATFPVPLEGDDVSAIIDGHRHELPMFEHMVTMDAPDHTRERALLMRLITPRRLQQNEEFMARLADAQLDTFLADGKCEFIRAYTQPFALLVVADLLGVPEEDHEAFRQGFGYGNTPGVLGDSEGPNMLNALAWCDEMFTKYIEERRANPRSDVLTDLALAKYPDGATPDVVNVVRSSTFLFAAGQETTARLLAVALKYLAENPELQDQLRADRTLIPDFIEEALRIESPVKADFRLARRTTSIGGVEVKAGTPVMLLNGAANWDPKRYECPNEFRVGRPGGRSHLAFGRGAHTCPGGPLARAEGRISVEKVLDRMRNIRLSEEHHGPAGARRFSYEPTWVLRGLSALHIEFDPA, encoded by the coding sequence GTGACCGACCTCTCCGACGTCGACTTCTTCGCCGACCAGTCGCTCAACGAGGACCCGTACCCCTACTACGACGCGCTTCGCGCAAAGTGCCCGGTCACGCCGATCCCCCACCACGGCGTGGTCGCGGTCACCGGGTACGACGAGGCCAACGAGGTCTACCGCGACAACGAGACGTTCAGCTCGTGCAACTCCGTGATCGGTCCGTTCGCCACCTTCCCGGTGCCGCTCGAGGGTGACGACGTCAGCGCGATCATCGACGGGCACCGCCACGAGCTCCCGATGTTCGAGCACATGGTGACGATGGACGCGCCGGACCACACCCGCGAGCGCGCACTGCTGATGCGCCTGATCACGCCGCGGCGGCTACAGCAGAACGAGGAGTTCATGGCGCGGCTCGCCGACGCCCAGCTCGACACCTTCCTGGCCGACGGCAAGTGCGAGTTCATCCGCGCCTACACCCAGCCGTTCGCGCTCCTCGTCGTGGCCGATCTCCTCGGCGTGCCCGAGGAGGACCACGAGGCGTTCCGGCAGGGCTTCGGCTACGGCAACACCCCCGGCGTCCTCGGCGACAGCGAGGGCCCGAACATGCTCAACGCGCTGGCGTGGTGCGACGAGATGTTCACGAAGTACATCGAGGAGCGGCGGGCCAACCCGCGTTCGGACGTCCTCACCGATCTCGCCCTCGCGAAGTACCCCGACGGCGCGACGCCGGACGTCGTGAACGTCGTACGCAGCTCGACGTTCCTGTTCGCTGCCGGGCAGGAGACTACCGCTCGGCTGCTGGCGGTCGCACTGAAGTACCTCGCGGAGAACCCGGAGCTGCAGGACCAGCTGCGCGCCGACCGCACGCTCATCCCGGACTTCATCGAGGAGGCGCTGCGCATCGAGAGCCCGGTGAAGGCCGACTTCCGGCTGGCGCGCCGCACCACCTCGATCGGCGGCGTCGAAGTGAAGGCCGGTACGCCGGTGATGCTGCTGAACGGTGCCGCGAACTGGGACCCGAAGCGCTACGAGTGCCCGAACGAGTTCCGTGTCGGCCGCCCCGGCGGCCGGTCACATCTCGCCTTCGGGCGCGGCGCGCACACGTGCCCTGGCGGACCGCTGGCTCGCGCCGAGGGGCGGATCAGCGTCGAGAAGGTGCTCGACCGGATGCGCAACATCCGGCTCTCGGAGGAGCATCACGGGCCGGCCGGCGCCCGGCGGTTCAGCTACGAGCCGACCTGGGTGCTGCGCGGCCTGAGCGCCCTGCACATCGAGTTCGACCCGGCCTAG
- a CDS encoding SDR family NAD(P)-dependent oxidoreductase, translating to MSRVAVVTGAASGIGLGIARRLAADGDKVALLDVAGEAAEAEAAKLRSTGAEAIGVPCDVADRAAVAAAFDKVRADLGPVTVLVTSAGVEAFEPASSLSAESWDRIIAINLTGTFSCVQAALGDMLEAGWGRIVTISSSSAQSGAPHMAHYAASKGGVIGLTKALARELASQQITVNTIPPSLVDTPMARGAEAKGLVSVEAMAAHVPLGRAGTPEDIAAACAFLCSEEGGYITGQVIGVNGGMYI from the coding sequence GTGAGTCGTGTCGCGGTCGTCACCGGAGCAGCGTCCGGCATCGGCTTGGGGATCGCCCGCCGGCTGGCCGCCGACGGTGACAAGGTCGCGCTGCTCGACGTAGCCGGCGAGGCGGCAGAGGCGGAGGCGGCGAAGCTGCGCTCCACCGGGGCCGAGGCGATCGGCGTCCCCTGCGACGTCGCGGATCGCGCCGCCGTCGCGGCGGCCTTCGACAAGGTCCGCGCCGATCTCGGCCCGGTCACCGTCCTGGTGACCTCGGCGGGAGTCGAGGCCTTCGAGCCCGCGTCCTCGCTGTCCGCCGAGTCGTGGGACCGGATCATCGCGATCAACCTCACCGGCACGTTCAGCTGCGTGCAGGCGGCACTCGGCGACATGCTCGAGGCCGGCTGGGGCCGCATCGTCACGATCTCCTCCTCGAGCGCGCAGTCCGGCGCCCCCCACATGGCGCACTACGCCGCGTCCAAGGGCGGGGTGATCGGGCTGACCAAGGCACTCGCCAGAGAGCTCGCCTCGCAACAGATCACCGTCAACACGATCCCGCCGTCGCTCGTGGACACCCCGATGGCGCGCGGCGCGGAGGCGAAAGGCCTCGTCAGCGTCGAGGCGATGGCGGCTCACGTGCCACTCGGGCGCGCCGGCACGCCCGAGGACATCGCTGCGGCGTGCGCGTTCCTGTGCTCGGAAGAGGGCGGCTACATCACCGGCCAGGTGATCGGCGTCAACGGCGGCATGTACATCTGA
- a CDS encoding dihydrodipicolinate reductase, whose protein sequence is MNPGDRVYRVVQWTTGNVSRQAIRAILERPDLELVGVYAFSKDKVGKDVGELAELPEAVGITATDDIEALIALQPDCVLHMPLHPDVDQMIRLLEAGINVLTTASFLTGRAYGGDARARLDAAAKAGGASLFGSGINPGFADYLAAVASGVCRQVDYVRILESFDIGTWAGDANQDELGWGRPAGDPSHALDIEKATAPFGDAVEALAELLGADVDAIRCEVGFAHATTDLTVPNRDVRAGTVAGIDAKWFGSRAGTDLIEVNVRWTITPFLDPAWEIAMAYLIEVRGHPQVNLRAEVLPQDFESMSLDEMLAIGSVITAMPIVNAIPAVVGARPGIVTYADLPAQASRFAR, encoded by the coding sequence GTGAACCCTGGAGATCGCGTCTACCGCGTGGTGCAGTGGACCACCGGAAACGTCTCGCGGCAGGCGATCCGCGCAATCCTCGAGCGTCCGGATCTCGAGCTGGTCGGCGTCTACGCCTTCAGCAAGGACAAGGTCGGCAAGGACGTCGGCGAGCTGGCCGAGCTCCCAGAAGCGGTCGGCATCACCGCAACGGACGACATCGAAGCGCTGATCGCGCTACAGCCGGACTGCGTGCTGCACATGCCGCTTCATCCTGACGTGGACCAGATGATCCGCCTCCTCGAAGCGGGCATCAACGTCCTCACGACGGCGTCGTTCCTCACCGGTCGGGCGTACGGCGGCGACGCACGCGCCCGCCTCGACGCAGCGGCCAAGGCCGGCGGCGCGAGCCTGTTCGGCAGCGGGATCAACCCCGGCTTTGCCGACTACCTCGCCGCCGTCGCCTCCGGCGTCTGCCGGCAGGTCGACTACGTGCGGATCCTCGAGTCCTTCGACATCGGGACGTGGGCGGGCGATGCCAATCAGGACGAGCTCGGGTGGGGCCGACCCGCCGGAGACCCCAGCCATGCCTTGGACATCGAAAAGGCGACGGCGCCGTTCGGCGATGCGGTGGAGGCCCTCGCCGAGCTGCTCGGCGCCGACGTCGACGCGATCCGCTGCGAGGTCGGCTTCGCCCACGCCACCACCGATCTCACCGTGCCGAACCGTGACGTGAGGGCCGGAACGGTTGCGGGCATCGACGCGAAATGGTTCGGGTCGCGGGCCGGCACCGACTTGATCGAGGTCAACGTCCGCTGGACGATCACGCCCTTCCTCGACCCTGCCTGGGAGATCGCGATGGCCTACCTCATCGAGGTCCGCGGCCACCCGCAGGTCAACCTGCGCGCCGAGGTGCTGCCGCAGGACTTCGAGTCGATGTCACTCGACGAGATGCTCGCGATCGGCTCGGTCATCACCGCGATGCCGATCGTCAACGCGATTCCCGCCGTCGTCGGGGCGCGACCTGGCATCGTGACCTACGCCGACCTGCCGGCACAGGCGTCCCGCTTCGCCCGATAG
- a CDS encoding SUMF1/EgtB/PvdO family nonheme iron enzyme — MAFGLALAAFDGPALAAPHRPAPLQRVHYDWVRIGDPGNPPDTTVMASDRTTGYGSVAYPYRIGKYDVTNTQYAAFLNAVASTADPHLLFFPCMNRSQCYHEGSGIARTGGPGHYHYVVQPGRGQMPVNYVNLFSAMRFANWMNNGQGDASTEHGAYLLDGNGIVPTNLLDIHRTPGAKVFLPSENEWYKAAYWDPRKQRYYAYPAGSDRPMTCALPTAKPNTGNCALVTAYANPANPGVRGVAAWFWNDETPVGAYSGSPSPNGTYDQGGDVFQWTEDFTDAVIDQYQAGAAIAPLTDALDSLIGSPFTPGFGPLAVVRGTDFGDAGSYNASSSRSCDVAADPFETYGFRLAATIPSNPKEQR, encoded by the coding sequence GTGGCGTTCGGGTTGGCCCTCGCGGCCTTCGACGGGCCAGCCCTAGCGGCGCCGCACCGGCCGGCCCCGCTCCAGCGGGTGCACTACGACTGGGTCCGCATCGGCGATCCGGGCAACCCGCCTGACACCACCGTGATGGCCAGCGACCGCACCACGGGCTACGGCTCGGTCGCCTACCCGTACCGGATCGGGAAGTACGACGTCACCAACACGCAGTACGCCGCGTTCCTCAACGCTGTCGCCTCGACCGCAGACCCGCACCTGCTGTTCTTCCCCTGCATGAACCGGTCGCAGTGCTACCACGAGGGCAGCGGGATCGCGCGCACCGGCGGCCCCGGCCACTACCACTACGTGGTGCAGCCCGGCCGCGGCCAGATGCCGGTCAACTACGTGAACCTGTTCTCCGCGATGCGCTTCGCGAACTGGATGAACAACGGCCAGGGCGATGCGAGCACCGAGCACGGCGCGTACCTGCTCGACGGCAACGGGATCGTCCCGACCAACCTGTTGGACATCCATCGCACGCCCGGCGCCAAGGTCTTCCTGCCCAGTGAGAACGAGTGGTACAAGGCGGCGTACTGGGACCCGCGCAAGCAGCGCTACTACGCCTACCCGGCCGGCTCGGACCGCCCCATGACCTGCGCGCTGCCCACCGCCAAGCCCAACACCGGCAACTGCGCGCTGGTGACGGCGTACGCGAACCCGGCCAACCCGGGCGTCCGCGGCGTGGCCGCGTGGTTCTGGAACGACGAGACGCCGGTCGGCGCCTACTCCGGCTCACCGAGCCCCAACGGGACCTACGACCAGGGCGGTGACGTCTTTCAGTGGACCGAGGACTTCACCGACGCCGTGATCGACCAGTACCAAGCCGGCGCGGCGATCGCCCCGCTGACCGACGCGCTCGACTCGTTGATCGGCTCCCCGTTCACCCCCGGCTTCGGCCCGCTCGCCGTGGTTCGCGGCACCGACTTCGGAGACGCCGGGTCCTACAACGCGTCGTCGAGCCGGTCCTGCGACGTCGCCGCCGACCCGTTCGAGACCTACGGCTTCCGCCTGGCCGCCACCATTCCCAGCAACCCGAAGGAGCAGCGGTGA